One genomic window of Anguilla anguilla isolate fAngAng1 chromosome 13, fAngAng1.pri, whole genome shotgun sequence includes the following:
- the LOC118210641 gene encoding transmembrane protein 43 isoform X1: protein MSEPIRDTHTRVSSQSKPGFLERLSETSGGMLVGVSLFLLSFYVLFTNEGRAIRVAASLDEGLSLVVSLEPSFAPEVQNNNHLIHLSAPLRTAQPLHDPNYRVAVHAVKLKRQVEMYQWVEHQESRDYEEDGQTKTETTYSYSTEWRSDIVSSRNFDKEIGHINPSAMAVESVTVVAPDVWVGRFSLSNGLVEKIDNFERLSLTVPSPDPDSFITVDGDFFYHTPHPNRPEVGDVRVSFYYAGMSGEGSYPRPAQVVSVVAMQRGEQLMSFKTKSGEKLEILYLEELSAEEVFEREHQVNTRRLWALRAAGWGLMFLGISLTMRIFYTLVDWVPVLRELVNLGLKIFALCVSCSLSLLTIAAGWLFYRPLLAIALTALALLPVLIARTRTPPKKHQ from the exons ATGTCGGAACCG ATCAGGGACACGCATACGCGtgtcagcagccaatcaaagcCCGGGTTCCTGGAGCGCCTCAGCGAGACGTCTGGAGGAATGCTTGTGGGAGTCTCTTTATTCCTGCTGTCATTTTACGTGCTTTTCACCAATGAG GGCAGGGCGATACGTGTCGCTGCTTCTTTGGATGAGGGTCTGTCACTGGTGGTGTCCTTGGAACCTTCTTTTGCTCCAGAAGTCCAGAATAATAACCACCTAATACATCTGTCTGCCCCCCTGCGCACTGCCCAG CCCCTGCATGACCCAAACTACAGAGTGGCAGTGCATGCAGTCAAACTGAAGAGGCAGGTGGAAATGTACCAGTGGGTGGAGCACCAGGAGAGCAG AGACTATGAGGAGGATGGACAGACGAAGACTGAGACAACATACtcctaca GTACAGAGTGGAGGTCAGACATCGTCAGTAGCAGGAACTTTGACAAAGAGATTGGGCACATTAACCCCAG TGCGATGGCAGTGGAGAGTGTAACTGTGGTTGCTCCTGATGTCTGGGTGGGACGATTCTCTCTGTCCAATG GCTTGGTGGAGAAGATTGACAACTTTGAGAGGCTGAGTTTGACTGTGCCCTCACCTGACCCTGATTCCTTCATCACAGTGGATGGAGACTTCTTTTACCATACTCCACACCCCAACCGACCAGAG GTAGGGGATGTAAGAGTGTCTTTTTACTACGCGGGAATGAGTGGTGAGGGATCATACCCAAGACCTGCTCAGGTG gtcagtgtgGTTGCGATGCAGAGGGGTGAACAACTGATGTCCTTTAAAACCAAGTCTGGAGAAAAGCTGGAGATTCTGTATTTGGAAGAACTGTCTGCcgag GAGGTGTTTGAGCGGGAACATCAGGTGAACACCAGGCGTCTCTGGGCTCTCAGAGCTGCAGGCTGGGGGCTCATGTTCCTGGGGATCAGTCTGACCATGAGGATATTCtacactctgg TGGACTGGGTTCCTGTCCTCAGAGAGCTTGTGAATTTGGGGCTGAAGATCTtcgctctctgtgtctcctgctccctctcacTCCTCACCATTGCAGCCGGCTGGCTGTTCTACCGCCCCCTGTTGGCTATAGCCCTCACTGCACTGGCCCTATTACCTGTGCTCATCGCCCGCACCCGCACCCCACCAAAGAAGCACCAGTGA
- the LOC118210641 gene encoding transmembrane protein 43 isoform X3: MSEPIRDTHTRVSSQSKPGFLERLSETSGGMLVGVSLFLLSFYVLFTNEPLHDPNYRVAVHAVKLKRQVEMYQWVEHQESRDYEEDGQTKTETTYSYSTEWRSDIVSSRNFDKEIGHINPSAMAVESVTVVAPDVWVGRFSLSNGLVEKIDNFERLSLTVPSPDPDSFITVDGDFFYHTPHPNRPEVGDVRVSFYYAGMSGEGSYPRPAQVVSVVAMQRGEQLMSFKTKSGEKLEILYLEELSAEEVFEREHQVNTRRLWALRAAGWGLMFLGISLTMRIFYTLVDWVPVLRELVNLGLKIFALCVSCSLSLLTIAAGWLFYRPLLAIALTALALLPVLIARTRTPPKKHQ, encoded by the exons ATGTCGGAACCG ATCAGGGACACGCATACGCGtgtcagcagccaatcaaagcCCGGGTTCCTGGAGCGCCTCAGCGAGACGTCTGGAGGAATGCTTGTGGGAGTCTCTTTATTCCTGCTGTCATTTTACGTGCTTTTCACCAATGAG CCCCTGCATGACCCAAACTACAGAGTGGCAGTGCATGCAGTCAAACTGAAGAGGCAGGTGGAAATGTACCAGTGGGTGGAGCACCAGGAGAGCAG AGACTATGAGGAGGATGGACAGACGAAGACTGAGACAACATACtcctaca GTACAGAGTGGAGGTCAGACATCGTCAGTAGCAGGAACTTTGACAAAGAGATTGGGCACATTAACCCCAG TGCGATGGCAGTGGAGAGTGTAACTGTGGTTGCTCCTGATGTCTGGGTGGGACGATTCTCTCTGTCCAATG GCTTGGTGGAGAAGATTGACAACTTTGAGAGGCTGAGTTTGACTGTGCCCTCACCTGACCCTGATTCCTTCATCACAGTGGATGGAGACTTCTTTTACCATACTCCACACCCCAACCGACCAGAG GTAGGGGATGTAAGAGTGTCTTTTTACTACGCGGGAATGAGTGGTGAGGGATCATACCCAAGACCTGCTCAGGTG gtcagtgtgGTTGCGATGCAGAGGGGTGAACAACTGATGTCCTTTAAAACCAAGTCTGGAGAAAAGCTGGAGATTCTGTATTTGGAAGAACTGTCTGCcgag GAGGTGTTTGAGCGGGAACATCAGGTGAACACCAGGCGTCTCTGGGCTCTCAGAGCTGCAGGCTGGGGGCTCATGTTCCTGGGGATCAGTCTGACCATGAGGATATTCtacactctgg TGGACTGGGTTCCTGTCCTCAGAGAGCTTGTGAATTTGGGGCTGAAGATCTtcgctctctgtgtctcctgctccctctcacTCCTCACCATTGCAGCCGGCTGGCTGTTCTACCGCCCCCTGTTGGCTATAGCCCTCACTGCACTGGCCCTATTACCTGTGCTCATCGCCCGCACCCGCACCCCACCAAAGAAGCACCAGTGA
- the LOC118210641 gene encoding transmembrane protein 43 isoform X2, protein MLVGVSLFLLSFYVLFTNEGRAIRVAASLDEGLSLVVSLEPSFAPEVQNNNHLIHLSAPLRTAQPLHDPNYRVAVHAVKLKRQVEMYQWVEHQESRDYEEDGQTKTETTYSYSTEWRSDIVSSRNFDKEIGHINPSAMAVESVTVVAPDVWVGRFSLSNGLVEKIDNFERLSLTVPSPDPDSFITVDGDFFYHTPHPNRPEVGDVRVSFYYAGMSGEGSYPRPAQVVSVVAMQRGEQLMSFKTKSGEKLEILYLEELSAEEVFEREHQVNTRRLWALRAAGWGLMFLGISLTMRIFYTLVDWVPVLRELVNLGLKIFALCVSCSLSLLTIAAGWLFYRPLLAIALTALALLPVLIARTRTPPKKHQ, encoded by the exons ATGCTTGTGGGAGTCTCTTTATTCCTGCTGTCATTTTACGTGCTTTTCACCAATGAG GGCAGGGCGATACGTGTCGCTGCTTCTTTGGATGAGGGTCTGTCACTGGTGGTGTCCTTGGAACCTTCTTTTGCTCCAGAAGTCCAGAATAATAACCACCTAATACATCTGTCTGCCCCCCTGCGCACTGCCCAG CCCCTGCATGACCCAAACTACAGAGTGGCAGTGCATGCAGTCAAACTGAAGAGGCAGGTGGAAATGTACCAGTGGGTGGAGCACCAGGAGAGCAG AGACTATGAGGAGGATGGACAGACGAAGACTGAGACAACATACtcctaca GTACAGAGTGGAGGTCAGACATCGTCAGTAGCAGGAACTTTGACAAAGAGATTGGGCACATTAACCCCAG TGCGATGGCAGTGGAGAGTGTAACTGTGGTTGCTCCTGATGTCTGGGTGGGACGATTCTCTCTGTCCAATG GCTTGGTGGAGAAGATTGACAACTTTGAGAGGCTGAGTTTGACTGTGCCCTCACCTGACCCTGATTCCTTCATCACAGTGGATGGAGACTTCTTTTACCATACTCCACACCCCAACCGACCAGAG GTAGGGGATGTAAGAGTGTCTTTTTACTACGCGGGAATGAGTGGTGAGGGATCATACCCAAGACCTGCTCAGGTG gtcagtgtgGTTGCGATGCAGAGGGGTGAACAACTGATGTCCTTTAAAACCAAGTCTGGAGAAAAGCTGGAGATTCTGTATTTGGAAGAACTGTCTGCcgag GAGGTGTTTGAGCGGGAACATCAGGTGAACACCAGGCGTCTCTGGGCTCTCAGAGCTGCAGGCTGGGGGCTCATGTTCCTGGGGATCAGTCTGACCATGAGGATATTCtacactctgg TGGACTGGGTTCCTGTCCTCAGAGAGCTTGTGAATTTGGGGCTGAAGATCTtcgctctctgtgtctcctgctccctctcacTCCTCACCATTGCAGCCGGCTGGCTGTTCTACCGCCCCCTGTTGGCTATAGCCCTCACTGCACTGGCCCTATTACCTGTGCTCATCGCCCGCACCCGCACCCCACCAAAGAAGCACCAGTGA